The genomic stretch GTGCTCTATGCCACGGATTTCGAGAATGCCGGCGTCCTGGCCGCTCTGGCGCGCATCGAGGCCCGGAGAAAGGCTCCGGGAGCCCGGCCCGCCGACCATCTTTTCCCTGCGGCCTGGATGGACGCCCATCCGGACTATCTTTCGGTTTTCCCCGCCGTGACCGTCCCCCCGGATCCGGCGGCGGTGGCCCGCCAGAAGCAGGCCCTGGTCCGATGGCCGGGAACCCTGGCGCGGCTTGGGGAGATTCGCTCGCCCGTGCTTTTCGTGGTGGGGGAAGAGGATGAAGTGACGCCTGCGGACCGCAGCCGCATGGCTGTATCGCGCATGGGCGGCCCCGCGTGGCTGGCGGTGTTCGAAAACGCGGGGCATGGCCTGATGTTTCAGGCCCCGGAAGATTTCGCCCGGCTGGTGCTGGATTTTCTCGACCTGCGGCAAAGGGTGGAGTGAGCCTCCTTGCGGAGGCTTGGGAACGATACCCTTGCCATGCCTTGCAAGGAAGCTTTCTTCTTCCTTCGCCGGGGCAATGAAAAAGGGCTTGCGAATCGCTTCGCAAGCCCTTTGACATTCTGGTCGGGATGGCGCGATTTGAACGCGCGATCTCTGCGTCCCGAACGCAGCGCTCTACCAGGCTGAGCCACATCCCGTGTGAAGAACAGCCTTCTAGCCAAACCGTGGGGAAAAGGCAAGCGCGAATCGCGGAAAATATGGAATTGTCCGGGACGGATTCGCTATTGTCCCGAAATAAGCAGGAAAAAAACATTTCGCCGGAGCGGTCGGAAAAGATGACGAGGAAGCATTTTGATTTCTTGCCGAAATCAAATAAGGTGGGGTATCATGCGACCATGCAGGGGATTCGGCATTTTGGCCGCATGAACGCAACGCAATGATTACGAACTGAGGAGCGAGAGTTGATCAAGGTTCTCGTGGTTGACGACTCCGCCTTTATGCGCAAGGCCATCAGCACCATGCTGGAAAAAGACTCGGAAATCCGGGTTGTTGGCACAGCGCGCGATGGCGAGGAGGGGCTTGAGCAGGTTCGCAGGCTCGAACCCGACGTGATTACCATGGACATTGAGATGCCGCGCATGGACGGGCTCACCGCCCTGCGGCACATCATGATGGAGATGCCGCGTCCGGTGCTGATGGTCAGCTCGCTGACCACCGAGGGGGCGCAGGACACCCTCAAGGCCATGGAACTCGGTGCGGTGGACTATATTCCGAAGCAGCTTTCCAAGGTCTCCCTGGACATCATCAAGATCGAGGACGATCTGATCGCCAAGGTCAAGAGCGTGGCGCGGCGCAAGGTCTTCCGGCCCGCGGCGAGGCCCAGGACCGCTCCGGCCCCGCGCCCGGCGGCCGCGCCCCTGGCTGCGGGCTCGCGTCTTGCGGTCCGGCGCGACGTGGTCGCCATCGGGGTCTCCACGGGCGGACCTCCGGCCGTTCAATCCATCCTCA from Paucidesulfovibrio longus DSM 6739 encodes the following:
- a CDS encoding alpha/beta fold hydrolase — its product is MIRNVAALLILLLLLPAAGWALSPRSDGVADLEGTRLAYRIYGQGKPLLLITGYGASMETWPELLLKALARERRVVLFDNRGIARSTADDSPLSIALMAEDAASLLRALDVESAEVLGWSMGGSIAQELALAHPQMVEKLVLYATDFENAGVLAALARIEARRKAPGARPADHLFPAAWMDAHPDYLSVFPAVTVPPDPAAVARQKQALVRWPGTLARLGEIRSPVLFVVGEEDEVTPADRSRMAVSRMGGPAWLAVFENAGHGLMFQAPEDFARLVLDFLDLRQRVE
- a CDS encoding protein-glutamate methylesterase/protein-glutamine glutaminase, with the translated sequence MIKVLVVDDSAFMRKAISTMLEKDSEIRVVGTARDGEEGLEQVRRLEPDVITMDIEMPRMDGLTALRHIMMEMPRPVLMVSSLTTEGAQDTLKAMELGAVDYIPKQLSKVSLDIIKIEDDLIAKVKSVARRKVFRPAARPRTAPAPRPAAAPLAAGSRLAVRRDVVAIGVSTGGPPAVQSILTALPADFPAGILIAQHMPKAFTGPFAQRLDGVCKIRVKEAEDGEVFSPGTAYVAPGGRHMILEQRISRIDVRIVDEPADALYKPSANVLMNSVAKAVGRRGLGIILTGMGNDGKEGIAELKTKGGRALAQSDETCVVYGMPKAIVDAGLSDEIIDLDDMPRAIMENIYR